The sequence GTGCCGTCGAAGAGCTCGAAGCGGTGCTTGATGCCAGCTTTCTCGAGCTGGTGGTTGAGCATCGTCGCGCCTGCGTAGAGCCGGAACTGATCGCGGTGGCCGCACTCGATGCTGATCGCGCGAAGCCCGCGCGCTTCCGCGAGCCGCTTGGGCAGCGCGCGCACCGGATCGAACGTCAGCCAGCGATCCCAGATGTCCTGCCGCAGCGACGCGTCCTCGCGCGCGAAGGGCATCACCGGCTCGCCCTTCGCGTCCGGCGAGTAGCACGCGGCCATGGCGATGGTGTTGACCGTCGCGTGGTCGTCCGACGTCGACTTCTCCTTGCCGCGCAGCGCCGTCCAGAACGCCGCGACGTCGTGGTCGAACTTCCCGAGCGTCTTCCACGCCTGGGGGAAGTCCGGGAGGTACGCGTATTCGAACGCGGCGTCGGGCGCGAAGGCCGAGAAGCCGCCCCACACCTCGGCGCGCTCCAGCGCCACCATGATCGCGCCGTAGCCACCCGAGCTCTTGCCAATCAGCGCGCGCGACTCGCGCGTCGGCTTGAGTTGAAACTTTTCGGTTACAAACGGCACGAGCTCGTCGCAGAGGTAGCTGCGGTACTTGCCGACGCCGACCGAGTCCACGAACTGCGAGCCGCCGTAGCTCGACCACGCGTCCACGAAGACGAGGACGGCCTCGGGCATGTCGCCCTTGCGAACGGCGGCGTCGACGCGCTCCACGAGCGTGGGCTCGAAGGGCGAGCGGTTCCGCCAGGCGTCGACCTGGCCCGTGAAGCCCTGCAGGAGCCACAGCGACTTGTACGGCCCCTTCGCCGGCCAGCTGGGCGGCGTGTAGACGAGCAGCGGCCGGTTCGAGGGATCCTTCAGCGGATTTCCAGCGAGCAGCTTGCTCTCGAAGTTGAGCTCGTGGAGCTTGCCGGTGATGTCGCGGCCCCAGGGGTCGCGCGGGAACGTGGGGATCATGGCCGCGGAGCATAGCCGCTCGCTCGAACGCAAGGCCGCCCACCCCGTCTGAGGCCGCCTTTTCGCCGCTTTCGCTGCTATAAGAAACGCCTCTCCGGCGCGGGGCCGGGAGTGTTGTCCAGGGCACCGGCCGGATGCTCGACTTCGACAAGCTCGATCACGCACTCGAGTCCGCCGTGGGCGTCGCCCCGGACGCGCTCCTTCGCACCGCCGCGTCGCGCTGGGCCGATCGATTCCTGCTGGCGCGTGAGCGCTTGAGTGAGCTGTCGGAGGTGAAGAAGCCTTCGCAGGCCGACACGCTCGAGCGCGATCGCCTCGCGAGCTTCTTCGGCTGCGCGTATGGCGAGCACGGCTTCCTCGCGCGCGCCGGCACGCTTCACACGCTGCACCAGCGGCTCTCGCACGTCGCCGATGCCCTGCCCCAGCTCGCGCACGAGCCGAACGGACTCCAGGCGCTGCGCCGCGAGGTGAGCATCCTGCGCGCGCTCGCCGAGCACCGACTCTCGCAGCCGCCGCACCCCGACGATCAGCCGCTGCACGCCCGGCTCGCCGAGCTCGACGCGTCGCTGCAAGAGCTGGCTGCGTTCGCGCTCGCGGAGCAGCAGGCGCGGCGGAGCATCTCCGTGTCGCAGAGCGCGCTGCGGCTCTACGGGCTCGCGGATTTGACCAACGTCGCCGCCGACATTCGAGAAGGCTTGCCGATCGCGGGCGTGCTCTCGTTCGTGCTCGGGCGCCTCGCGGATCGACGCTTCACGCAAGAGGCGCGCTCGCTGCTACACGAGCTCTGCGAATCGCACGCGGGCAAGCTGCGCGACGCGCTCTGGAATGCGGCGCTCGAGTCGTACGCGCGTCGGAGCACGCCGCCGACGCTTCGCGAACTGCGCGAGCTGGACACCGCGCTCGAGGTCTTGAAGTCCGAGCTCACCTCGCACGATCGCGCCGCGACCGATCGCGCCGACGCCGTGACCGCGCTGCACACGCTGCTCGCCATCGCGACGGCGACCGGTGTCATTCGCGTGGCCGCTGGAATGCTGGATGGCGCCGTGCTGCTCATCGCCGAAGGTCTCGCGGCCGAGGGCAAGGTCGACGGCAAGGCGCCGCTCGCCCGCCCGGGAGCCCCGCGATGATCGCGCTCTATCTGCTCTGCGCCGTGACGGGCGTGTCATTCATGGGGTTGTCGGCGCTGCTCGGTCACTTCGGCGGACATGGCGGCGGACACGATGCCGGCGGCCACGGCGGCGGCCACGGTCACGTCGGCCACGGCTCGGGTCACGGGCAAGGCCACGCGCAGGGCCACGGCCAGACCGAACACCTCGCGCTGCCTTACTTCTCGCCGACGGCCTGGGCCGCGTACATCACCGGCTTCGGCTCGGCGGGCCTGGTGCTCACCGAGGGGCTGCACCTCACCAATCCTCTGATTCACGTGCCCGTCTCGCTCGCGTTCGCGGGCGGGTTCGGCGTGGCCTTGCTGTTCGGCATGGCCGCGATCGCCGACAAGGCCGAGTCCAACGCGCTCTCCTCGCTGCAGGATGTGATCGGCACCGATGTCGAAGTGACCATCGCCATCCCCGCGGACGGCACAGGCGAGGTGGCCTTCGTCGCGGGCGGCACGCGTCAGACGGCGATGGCGCGCGCCGAGGCAGGTCAGACTTTTGCGCAGGGCTCGCGCGCGCGTGTCACGCGCTCGGCCGACGGCGCGCTCTTCGTCACCCTCAGCACGGCCGCGCTCTCGACGGG is a genomic window of Deltaproteobacteria bacterium containing:
- a CDS encoding enterochelin esterase; protein product: MIPTFPRDPWGRDITGKLHELNFESKLLAGNPLKDPSNRPLLVYTPPSWPAKGPYKSLWLLQGFTGQVDAWRNRSPFEPTLVERVDAAVRKGDMPEAVLVFVDAWSSYGGSQFVDSVGVGKYRSYLCDELVPFVTEKFQLKPTRESRALIGKSSGGYGAIMVALERAEVWGGFSAFAPDAAFEYAYLPDFPQAWKTLGKFDHDVAAFWTALRGKEKSTSDDHATVNTIAMAACYSPDAKGEPVMPFAREDASLRQDIWDRWLTFDPVRALPKRLAEARGLRAISIECGHRDQFRLYAGATMLNHQLEKAGIKHRFELFDGTHDGLQGRYPAAMAYLLERLA